A genomic region of Anopheles coustani chromosome 3, idAnoCousDA_361_x.2, whole genome shotgun sequence contains the following coding sequences:
- the LOC131260555 gene encoding insulin-like growth factor 2 mRNA-binding protein 1 isoform X3, with amino-acid sequence MNIADFATGGVSSNGFNGVNYAADTDLSTTAKIVISGIPQHAKFDDIEPLLKPYGKVEHCEAGTSKDPNTQTVHITFENHDQAQRAVSGLNGVDFEGSKLLVELSEANKQARRAQRNRSQYGTGMSGGGGPGRQTDFPLRVLVQSEMVGAIIGRQGSTIRHITQQSRARVDVHRKDNVGSVEKAITIYGNPENCTMACKKILEVMQQEANSTNKGEICLKILAHNNLIGRIIGKSGNTIKRIMQDTDTKITVSSINDISSFNLERIITVKGTIDNMSKGESQISAKLRQSYENDLQALAPQSIMFPGLHPMAMMSTAGNGMGFTGRTAGGSVVGGGGAAGGPGGAGMYPGSNFPMYQPPTGGPAGVPPGSSEVQETTYLYIPNNAVGAIIGTKGLHIRNIIRFSGASVKIAPLEADKPQEQQTERKVTIIGTPEAQWKAQYLIFEKMREEGFVSGTDDVRLTVEIFVPSAQVGRIIGKGGQNVRELQRVTGSIIKLPEHTASTPVDEETTVHIIGPFFSVQSAQRRIRTMMQATNPPPATKRQSSQKTKEQAAGMATPATSAPATAGSTPPQQQQSSSTNA; translated from the exons CACTACTGCCAAAATCGTCATCAGCGGAATTCCGCAACACGCTAAGTTCGACGACATTGAGCCGCTGCTGAAACCTTACGGTAAGGTGGAGCACTGCGAGGCTGGAACTAGCAAAGACCCTAATACCCAAACCGTCCATATTACCTTCGAGAATCACGACCAGGCACAAAG GGCGGTCTCCGGCTTGAACGGAGTGGACTTTGAGGGCTCCAAGTTGCTGGTGGAGCTGTCGGAGGCTAACAAACAGGCTCGACGAGCGCAGCGCAACCGTTCCCAGTACGGTACAGGCATGTCGGGAGGTGGTGGCCCCGGTCGGCAGACCGACTTCCCGTTGCGTGTGTTAGTGCAGAGCGAGATGGTCGGTGCCATCATCGGTCGGCAAGGCAGCACTATTCGGCACATCACGCAACAGAGTCGCGCGCGGGTGGACGTGCACCGGAAAGACAATGTCGGGTCTGTCGAAAAGGCGATCACGATCTATGGCAATCCCGAGAACTGCACGATGGCCTGCAAGAAAATCCTCGAGGTTATGCAGCAAGAGGCGAATAGCACGAACAAAGGTGAGATCTGCCTGAAAATCCTGGCCCACAATAACCTGATCGGACGAATCATCGGTAAGAGCGGGAACACGATCAAGCGGATAATGCAGGATACCGACACGAAGATCACGGTCAGTTCGATCAACGACATCAGCAGTTTCAACCTAGAGCGCATCATCACGGTGAAAGGTACGATCGACAACATGTCGAAAGGCGAAAGCCAGATCAGCGCCAAGCTGCGCCAGAGCTACGAAAACGACCTGCAGGCCCTGGCGCCGCAGAGCATCATGTTCCCGGGGCTGCATCCCATGGCGATGATGTCGACGGCCGGCAACGGCATGGGTTTCACGGGTCGTACCGCGGGGGGCAGTGTggttggtggaggtggtgccgCCGGGGGCCCCGGCGGAGCCGGTATGTATCCTGGTTCTAACTTCCCGATGTATCAACCTCCGACCGGAGGGCCGGCTGGCGTTCCACCAGGCTCAAGCGAGGTGCAGGAAACGACCTACCTCTACATCCCGAACAACGCCGTGGGCGCCATCATCGGTACCAAAGGATTGCACATTCGCAATATCATCAGATTCTCAGGTGCCTCCGTCAAGATTGCGCCACTAGAGGCGGACAAGCCCCAGGAACAGCAGACCGAGCGCAAAGTTACCATTATCGGCACACCGGAAGCTCAGTGGAAGGCGCAGTATTTGATTTTCGAGAAGATGCGGGAAGAAGGATTCGTATCCGGCACTGACGATGTCAGGCTGACGGTGGAGATTTTTGTACCAAGTGCACAG GTTGGACGTATTATTGGCAAAGGTGGACAGAACGTTCGCGAGCTACAACGCGTTACAGGTAGCATAATAAAGCTGCCCGAACATACGGCCAGCACACCCGTAGATGAAGAAACGACAGTACACATCATCGGTCCATTCTTCAGCGTTCAG TCTGCACAGAGACGTATCCGCACGATGATGCAGGCTACCAATCCACCCCCGGCCACCAAGCGCCAATCGTCACAGAAAACCAAGGAGCAGGCGGCAGGTATGGCCACTCCAGCCACCAGTGCTCCCGCGACCGCCGGCTCGACGCCaccacagcaacagcagtcGTCCAGTACAAACGCATAA
- the LOC131260555 gene encoding insulin-like growth factor 2 mRNA-binding protein 1 isoform X2: MAANMEQFSELELSKEDREQIFDPPLDAPKTQNGASTTAKIVISGIPQHAKFDDIEPLLKPYGKVEHCEAGTSKDPNTQTVHITFENHDQAQRAVSGLNGVDFEGSKLLVELSEANKQARRAQRNRSQYGTGMSGGGGPGRQTDFPLRVLVQSEMVGAIIGRQGSTIRHITQQSRARVDVHRKDNVGSVEKAITIYGNPENCTMACKKILEVMQQEANSTNKGEICLKILAHNNLIGRIIGKSGNTIKRIMQDTDTKITVSSINDISSFNLERIITVKGTIDNMSKGESQISAKLRQSYENDLQALAPQSIMFPGLHPMAMMSTAGNGMGFTGRTAGGSVVGGGGAAGGPGGAGMYPGSNFPMYQPPTGGPAGVPPGSSEVQETTYLYIPNNAVGAIIGTKGLHIRNIIRFSGASVKIAPLEADKPQEQQTERKVTIIGTPEAQWKAQYLIFEKMREEGFVSGTDDVRLTVEIFVPSAQVGRIIGKGGQNVRELQRVTGSIIKLPEHTASTPVDEETTVHIIGPFFSVQSAQRRIRTMMQATNPPPATKRQSSQKTKEQAAGMATPATSAPATAGSTPPQQQQSSSTNA; the protein is encoded by the exons CACTACTGCCAAAATCGTCATCAGCGGAATTCCGCAACACGCTAAGTTCGACGACATTGAGCCGCTGCTGAAACCTTACGGTAAGGTGGAGCACTGCGAGGCTGGAACTAGCAAAGACCCTAATACCCAAACCGTCCATATTACCTTCGAGAATCACGACCAGGCACAAAG GGCGGTCTCCGGCTTGAACGGAGTGGACTTTGAGGGCTCCAAGTTGCTGGTGGAGCTGTCGGAGGCTAACAAACAGGCTCGACGAGCGCAGCGCAACCGTTCCCAGTACGGTACAGGCATGTCGGGAGGTGGTGGCCCCGGTCGGCAGACCGACTTCCCGTTGCGTGTGTTAGTGCAGAGCGAGATGGTCGGTGCCATCATCGGTCGGCAAGGCAGCACTATTCGGCACATCACGCAACAGAGTCGCGCGCGGGTGGACGTGCACCGGAAAGACAATGTCGGGTCTGTCGAAAAGGCGATCACGATCTATGGCAATCCCGAGAACTGCACGATGGCCTGCAAGAAAATCCTCGAGGTTATGCAGCAAGAGGCGAATAGCACGAACAAAGGTGAGATCTGCCTGAAAATCCTGGCCCACAATAACCTGATCGGACGAATCATCGGTAAGAGCGGGAACACGATCAAGCGGATAATGCAGGATACCGACACGAAGATCACGGTCAGTTCGATCAACGACATCAGCAGTTTCAACCTAGAGCGCATCATCACGGTGAAAGGTACGATCGACAACATGTCGAAAGGCGAAAGCCAGATCAGCGCCAAGCTGCGCCAGAGCTACGAAAACGACCTGCAGGCCCTGGCGCCGCAGAGCATCATGTTCCCGGGGCTGCATCCCATGGCGATGATGTCGACGGCCGGCAACGGCATGGGTTTCACGGGTCGTACCGCGGGGGGCAGTGTggttggtggaggtggtgccgCCGGGGGCCCCGGCGGAGCCGGTATGTATCCTGGTTCTAACTTCCCGATGTATCAACCTCCGACCGGAGGGCCGGCTGGCGTTCCACCAGGCTCAAGCGAGGTGCAGGAAACGACCTACCTCTACATCCCGAACAACGCCGTGGGCGCCATCATCGGTACCAAAGGATTGCACATTCGCAATATCATCAGATTCTCAGGTGCCTCCGTCAAGATTGCGCCACTAGAGGCGGACAAGCCCCAGGAACAGCAGACCGAGCGCAAAGTTACCATTATCGGCACACCGGAAGCTCAGTGGAAGGCGCAGTATTTGATTTTCGAGAAGATGCGGGAAGAAGGATTCGTATCCGGCACTGACGATGTCAGGCTGACGGTGGAGATTTTTGTACCAAGTGCACAG GTTGGACGTATTATTGGCAAAGGTGGACAGAACGTTCGCGAGCTACAACGCGTTACAGGTAGCATAATAAAGCTGCCCGAACATACGGCCAGCACACCCGTAGATGAAGAAACGACAGTACACATCATCGGTCCATTCTTCAGCGTTCAG TCTGCACAGAGACGTATCCGCACGATGATGCAGGCTACCAATCCACCCCCGGCCACCAAGCGCCAATCGTCACAGAAAACCAAGGAGCAGGCGGCAGGTATGGCCACTCCAGCCACCAGTGCTCCCGCGACCGCCGGCTCGACGCCaccacagcaacagcagtcGTCCAGTACAAACGCATAA